In the Mytilus galloprovincialis chromosome 10, xbMytGall1.hap1.1, whole genome shotgun sequence genome, one interval contains:
- the LOC143047668 gene encoding uncharacterized protein LOC143047668 isoform X1, translating into MHVVTRNKVIDLLENLDVVQYECLKSILLHEVIRTPEEFEKIKNIPSVVNSIDDTAMNHVVWRYLEMKMKKCEDIFPLVSPSQPLEMYCFEKNVRTEEKFFNFPETIHTSLVCANEHDEQTLIESVKLHCIKALILFNSYMEDESEILSLVDMRLWKIAFIGNIEDKLVLKNILMIPNSLYHDKSWLSKQSYIPYKSNNVSNDKRLEIDIILWNIPHKKFILIPHKKSILIPHKKSILGDFIGNIEDKQVLKTMMDTLCLNKIADDETGTILNGSSLTLKKCVGHMLCETDEHNEGWRSLFNSNLESLEVFSDQYTFCRNQVFLLTNAIYKNDDDVSTLLTWLLDNLYEDETVRTSKIIERKEEKYFIEEMILLRILFLFFTGTLCNLRYIYQKEKFMNFHSCKYENYHRYLLQLWLSRNTNFTELFHIYNRTAYSIDNQIPYMHRQQEIKHSLWNYMTPYRPKSLHNKLVKAYGKLRNVRICRSANICLLTPAPIVKDNCRDNCQLSCEFYALLGVSYIIAQVTLVVLKKILLIDNCNHETKSMEKTVMNLCLLSCLVSFKQVIYSCEAHTQEDRTIYFPGKGLSKTSHQEIQSPGKNVMLKEMVKGVLTSECKSVKSILYDIINHDEIFRNVEISAYPVNGYNGMSNEILRVGSLNSFPSENSPSLIKLAKYGFYYEGKGREVTCFSCGIKHEDWSYRSNPLEVHRQISPYCEYLKTLTPSDQPVFRPSIEIIENDCRHNATPRMPTTEIPYQNGIGTDSIHTCTDVHGTPMTVAVQSVDSGLFGSSLSHSSNNLVTSNSTSISSISQRSSRASTDSGFGSRGSISTDNSSSSNHNSNLAVPQLPPLLEGGEHSIQRVSGPASRDSPIPQNNRKNTPKEKYPEYIPIERRRATYKNWPPNLDFLHPLDLSECGFFYSNFGDCVRCFHCGIGLRNWESDDNPWVEHARWSRKCPYLLQRKGQEFIDSVLSVLGLQTDSEIEMQTANAGTEPASQVSSGYGTASANDVRDPICHPAAQYIIRENIFGDNKEKQVKQTMNQLLQNHEWDDITNDMLVNALLESKDIMENLDTKTNSLNLSESAVSKSDSNAQSTKPEDKNKEKETQKSGEEDPEKIQKENEELKDLYTCKICLDERVGITFVPCGHLVTCKDCSPKIRRCPLCRTFIRGTIKTTM; encoded by the exons ATGCATGTAGTCACAAGAAATAAAGTTATTGATTTACTTGAAAACCTTGATGTGGTACAGTATGAATGTCTTAAGTCAATACTGCTCCATGAAGTTATACGTACACCTGAAGagtttgaaaaaataaagaatattcctTCTGTTGTAAATAGTATTGATGATACTGCTATGAACCATGTTGTTTGGAGATAtttagaaatgaaaatgaaaaaatgtgaAGACATATTTCCTCTTGTGTCCCCTTCACAACCATTAGAAATGTAttgctttgaaaaaaatgttcGTACAGAAGAGAAATTCTTTAATTTCCCCGAAACTATACATACATCCCTAGTATGTgctaatgaacatgatgaacaaacTCTGATAGAAAGTGTCAAGTTACATTGTATCAAAGCCTTAATACTTTTTAATTCTTATATGGAAGATGAATCTGAAATTTTATCATTAGTAGACATGAGGCTCTGGAAAATTGCTTTTATTGGTAATATAGAAGATAAACTAGTTTTGAAGAACATACTCATGATTCCGAATTCATTATATCACGACAAATCATGGCTTTCAAAACAGTCATATATTCCATACAAATCAAATAATGTTTCAAACGATAAAAGACTTGAAATAGACATTATACTCTGGAATATTCCACACAAGAAATTTATTCTTATTCCACACAAGAAATCTATTCTTATTCCACACAAGAAATCTATTCTTGGTGATTTTATTGGGAATATTGAAGATAAACAAGTATTAAAGACAATGATGGACACATTATGTCTCAACAAAATTGCCGATGATGAAACTGGGACAATTCTTAATGGCTCTTCTTTAACATTGAAAAAATGTGTAGGCCATATGCTTTGTGAGACTGATGAACATAATGAAGGATGGAGATCATTGTTCAATTCCAATCTAGAAAGTCTGGAGGTATTTTCTGATCAATATACATTTTGCAGAAACCAAGTTTTTCTCCTGACAAATGCTATATATAAGAATGATGATGATGTTAGCACCCTTTTGACATGGTTGTTAGATAACCTTTATGAAGATGAGACTGTTAGGACATCAAAAATAATTGAAaggaaagaagaaaaatattttattgaagaaatgattcttttgaggattttatttctatttttcacaGGAACTTTGTGCAatcttagatatatatatcaGAAAGAAAAGTTCATGAATTTTCATTCatgtaaatatgaaaactatcacCGTTATTTACTGCAATTGTGGCTGTCCAGAAACACAAACTTTACAGAGTTGTTTCACATTTATAACAGAACTGCTTACAGTATAGACAATCAGATACCTTATATGCATAGACAACAGGAAATAAAACATAGTTTGTGGAATTATATGACTCCATATAGACCCAAAAGCTTACATAATAAATTAGTCAAAGCCTATGGGAAATTAAGAAATGTTAGGATCTGTAGATCAGCGAATATATGTCTACTTACTCCAGCTCCTATAGTTAAGGACAACTGTAGGGACAACTGTCAGTTATCCTGTGAATTTTATGCTTTATTAGGAGTTAGCTACATCATAGCTCAAGTCACATTAgttgtattgaaaaaaatacttcTTATAGATAATTGTAATCATGAAACCAAATCTATGGAAAAAACCGTGATGAACCTTTGTTTATTGTCTTGTCTAGTTTCATTCAAACAAGTTATCTATAGTTGTGAAGCTCATACACAGGAAGATAGAACAATATATTTTCCTGGAAAAGGTTTGAGTAAAACGTCACATCAGGAAATTCAAAGTCCAGGAAAAAATGTTATGTTAAAAGAAATGGTTAAAGGTGTCTTAACAAGTGAGTGTAAAAGTGTTAAGAGTATtttgtatgacattattaatCATGATGAAATTTTTAGAAATGTAGAAATATCAGCATATCCAGTTAACGGTTATAATGGAATGTCAAATGAGATACTGAGAGTTGGATCATTGAACAGTTTTCCCTCTGAAAACAGCCCAAGTCTGATCAAGCTTGCTAAATATGGATTTTATTATGAAGGAAAAGGACGTGAAGTTACCTGTTTTTCATGTGGAATTAAACACGAAGATTGGTCATACCGATCGAACCCTTTGGAAGTACATAGACAAATATCTCCATATTGTGAATATTTGAAGACACTTACACCTAGTGATCAACCTGTATTTAGACCTTCTATAGAGATTATAGAGAATGACTGCCGTCACAATGCTACCCCAAGAATGCCAACTACTGAGATTCCATATCAGAATGGTATAG GAACAGACTCAATCCACACTTGTACAGATGTTCATGGAACTCCAATGACAGTTGCAGTCCAATCTGTTGATAGTGGACTGTTTGGGTCATCACTTTCACATAGTAGTAATAACCTTGTGACTAGTAATTCAACCTCTATATCTAGTATAAGTCAACGAAGTAGTCGTGCTAGCACAGATAGTGGATTTGGTAGTAGGGGTAGTATTTCAACAGACAACTCATCATCTTCAAATCATAATTCAAATCTGGCAGTACCACAGCTTCCACCATTACTAGAAGGAGGTGAACACAGTATACAGAGAGTTTCAGGACCGGCATCCAGAGATAGCCCAATACCACAAAATAACAGGAAGAACACACCAAAGGAGAAATACCCAGAATATATACCTATAGAGAGGAGAAGAGCTACATACAAGAACTGGCCACCAAACTTAGACTTTCTTCATCCACTTGATCTGTCAGAATGTGGATTTTTTTATTCAA ATTTCGGTGACTGTGTCCGATGTTTTCACTGTGGTATTG GTCTTCGTAATTGGGAATCTGATGACAATCCATGGGTAGAGCATGCCCGTTGGTCAAGGAAATGTCCATACTTACTACAGAGGAAAGGACAAGAATTTATTGATAGCGTTCTCTCTGTACTTGGACTTCAGACG GATTCAGAAATTGAAATGCAAACAGCTAATGCAGGAACAGAACCAGCATCACAAGTATCTTCTGGATATGGGACAG cATCTGCCAATGATGTGAGAGACCCTATTTGTCACCCTGCAGCACAGTATATCATTAGAGAAAATATATTTGgtgacaacaaagaaaaacaagtgAAACAGACTATGAATCAATTGTTGCAGAATCATG AATGGGATGATATAACAAATGACATGTTAGTCAATGCACTGTTGGAGAGTAAAGATATCATGGAAAACTTAGACACAAAGACAAATTCATTAAATTTATCAGAATCTGCAGTTTCAAAATCAGATTCAAATGCTCAAAGTACAAAACCAGAGGACAAAAACAAAGAGAAAGAAACCCAGAAGTCTGGAG aagAGGACCCTGaaaaaattcaaaaggaaaatgAAGAATTGAAGGACttgtatacatgtaaaatatgctTAGATGAGAGAGTTGGCATAACATTTGTGCCATGTGGTCACCTAGTGACGTGCAAAGACTGTTCACCCAAAATTCGTAGGTGTCCATTATGTCGCACATTTATTCGAGGAACAATCAAAACAACtatgtaa
- the LOC143047668 gene encoding baculoviral IAP repeat-containing protein 3-like isoform X2: MSNEILRVGSLNSFPSENSPSLIKLAKYGFYYEGKGREVTCFSCGIKHEDWSYRSNPLEVHRQISPYCEYLKTLTPSDQPVFRPSIEIIENDCRHNATPRMPTTEIPYQNGIGTDSIHTCTDVHGTPMTVAVQSVDSGLFGSSLSHSSNNLVTSNSTSISSISQRSSRASTDSGFGSRGSISTDNSSSSNHNSNLAVPQLPPLLEGGEHSIQRVSGPASRDSPIPQNNRKNTPKEKYPEYIPIERRRATYKNWPPNLDFLHPLDLSECGFFYSNFGDCVRCFHCGIGLRNWESDDNPWVEHARWSRKCPYLLQRKGQEFIDSVLSVLGLQTDSEIEMQTANAGTEPASQVSSGYGTASANDVRDPICHPAAQYIIRENIFGDNKEKQVKQTMNQLLQNHEWDDITNDMLVNALLESKDIMENLDTKTNSLNLSESAVSKSDSNAQSTKPEDKNKEKETQKSGEEDPEKIQKENEELKDLYTCKICLDERVGITFVPCGHLVTCKDCSPKIRRCPLCRTFIRGTIKTTM; encoded by the exons ATGTCAAATGAGATACTGAGAGTTGGATCATTGAACAGTTTTCCCTCTGAAAACAGCCCAAGTCTGATCAAGCTTGCTAAATATGGATTTTATTATGAAGGAAAAGGACGTGAAGTTACCTGTTTTTCATGTGGAATTAAACACGAAGATTGGTCATACCGATCGAACCCTTTGGAAGTACATAGACAAATATCTCCATATTGTGAATATTTGAAGACACTTACACCTAGTGATCAACCTGTATTTAGACCTTCTATAGAGATTATAGAGAATGACTGCCGTCACAATGCTACCCCAAGAATGCCAACTACTGAGATTCCATATCAGAATGGTATAG GAACAGACTCAATCCACACTTGTACAGATGTTCATGGAACTCCAATGACAGTTGCAGTCCAATCTGTTGATAGTGGACTGTTTGGGTCATCACTTTCACATAGTAGTAATAACCTTGTGACTAGTAATTCAACCTCTATATCTAGTATAAGTCAACGAAGTAGTCGTGCTAGCACAGATAGTGGATTTGGTAGTAGGGGTAGTATTTCAACAGACAACTCATCATCTTCAAATCATAATTCAAATCTGGCAGTACCACAGCTTCCACCATTACTAGAAGGAGGTGAACACAGTATACAGAGAGTTTCAGGACCGGCATCCAGAGATAGCCCAATACCACAAAATAACAGGAAGAACACACCAAAGGAGAAATACCCAGAATATATACCTATAGAGAGGAGAAGAGCTACATACAAGAACTGGCCACCAAACTTAGACTTTCTTCATCCACTTGATCTGTCAGAATGTGGATTTTTTTATTCAA ATTTCGGTGACTGTGTCCGATGTTTTCACTGTGGTATTG GTCTTCGTAATTGGGAATCTGATGACAATCCATGGGTAGAGCATGCCCGTTGGTCAAGGAAATGTCCATACTTACTACAGAGGAAAGGACAAGAATTTATTGATAGCGTTCTCTCTGTACTTGGACTTCAGACG GATTCAGAAATTGAAATGCAAACAGCTAATGCAGGAACAGAACCAGCATCACAAGTATCTTCTGGATATGGGACAG cATCTGCCAATGATGTGAGAGACCCTATTTGTCACCCTGCAGCACAGTATATCATTAGAGAAAATATATTTGgtgacaacaaagaaaaacaagtgAAACAGACTATGAATCAATTGTTGCAGAATCATG AATGGGATGATATAACAAATGACATGTTAGTCAATGCACTGTTGGAGAGTAAAGATATCATGGAAAACTTAGACACAAAGACAAATTCATTAAATTTATCAGAATCTGCAGTTTCAAAATCAGATTCAAATGCTCAAAGTACAAAACCAGAGGACAAAAACAAAGAGAAAGAAACCCAGAAGTCTGGAG aagAGGACCCTGaaaaaattcaaaaggaaaatgAAGAATTGAAGGACttgtatacatgtaaaatatgctTAGATGAGAGAGTTGGCATAACATTTGTGCCATGTGGTCACCTAGTGACGTGCAAAGACTGTTCACCCAAAATTCGTAGGTGTCCATTATGTCGCACATTTATTCGAGGAACAATCAAAACAACtatgtaa